A stretch of Cucumis sativus cultivar 9930 chromosome 2, Cucumber_9930_V3, whole genome shotgun sequence DNA encodes these proteins:
- the LOC101208307 gene encoding growth hormone-regulated TBC protein 1, with product MFGTQSKRDIALELQAQIPILRPSIHARRANITVKFQDLYGFTVEGNVDDVNVLNEVREKVRQQGRVWWALEASKGANWYLQPSVSEGIALKSSLKLSTLANAITLKKLISKGIPPVLRPKVWFSLSGAAKKKSTVPDSYYNDLTKAVEGKVTPATRQIDHDLPRTFPGHPWLDTPEGHAALRRVLVGYSFRDSDVGYCQGLNYVAALLLLVMKTEEDAFWMLAVLLENVLVSDCYTTNLSGCHVEQRVFKDLLTKKCPRIAAHLEALDFDVSLVATEWFLCLFSKSLPSETTLRVWDVLFYEGAKVLFHVALAIFKMKEGELLITHHVGDVINILQKTTHYLFDPDDLLTVAYDKIGSMTTNTISKQRKKQEPAVMAELDQRLRRLNSLKADDK from the exons ATGTTTGGGACTCAAAGCAAAAGAGATATTGCTTTAGAATTGCAAGCTCAGATTCCAATTCTAAGGCCGAGTATCCATGCGAGAAGGGCAAATATTACAGTTAAGTTTCAAGATCTATATGGGTTTACAGTGGAAGGCAATGTGGACGATGTTAATGTGTTGAATGAAGTTAGGGAAAAGGTTAGGCAACAGGGTCGTGTTTGGTGGGCTTTGGAGGCTAGCAAAGGCGCTAATTGGTACTTGCAACCCTCTGTTTCTGAAGGGATCGCCCTCAAATCCTCCCTCAAGCTATCAACGCTTGCTAATGCCATCACTTTGAAGAAGTTGATTAGTAAAGGAATCCCGCCTGTTCTTCGTCCCAAGGTTTGGTTCTCCTTATCTGGAGCTGCCAAGAAGAAATCTACGGTTCCTGATAGCTATTACAATGATTTGACCAAGGCTGTTGAAGGGAAAGTCACGCCGGCCACTAGGCAGATTGATCAT GACTTGCCCCGTACTTTTCCTGGTCATCCTTGGTTAGACACTCCAGAAGGTCACGCTGCTCTTCGACGTGTTCTTGTTGGGTATTCCTTCCGTGACTCTGATGTTGGATACTGTCag GGCTTAAACTATGTTGCTGCATTGTTATTGCTCGTGATGAAAACAGAAGAAGATGCTTTTTGGATGCTAGCTGTCCTCTTAGAAAATGTTTTAGTTAGTGACTGTTACACGACCAACTTGTCCGGATGTCATGTCGAGCAAAGGGTGTTCAAAGATTTACTTACCAAAAAGTGTCCCAG GATAGCTGCCCATTTGGAAGCATTGGATTTTGATGTCTCCCTTGTTGCCACTGAGTGGTTCCTGTGTCTTTTCTCTAAGAGCCTACCTTCTGAG ACGACTCTACGTGTTTGGGATGTCCTTTTCTATGAGGGAGCGAAAGTTCTGTTTCATGTGGCTTTGGCTATCTTTAAG ATGAAGGAAGGGGAGTTGCTTATAACTCATCATGTGGGAGATGTCATTAATATTCTACAAAAGACTACACATTACCTATTTGATCCCGATGATCTACTGACG GTAGCATATGACAAAATTGGATCAATGACTACCAACACTATATCAAAGCAAAGGAAAAAGCAAGAACCAGCAGTTATGGCTGAGCTTGATCAGAGATTGAGACGATTAAATTCCCTTAAAGCGGATGACAAATAA